A stretch of the Gracilinanus agilis isolate LMUSP501 chromosome 4, AgileGrace, whole genome shotgun sequence genome encodes the following:
- the CRTC2 gene encoding CREB-regulated transcription coactivator 2, which produces MKSVSFLHRWSAGEETSRKQTTTPCGPLAAVRGEAGVGLAVLVEETVAAAAAAAAAAGGAGPKQRQAEETAAFEEVMMDIGSTRLQAQKLRLAHTRGPYYGGSLPNVNQIGCGLAEFQNPLHSSLDSRNTRHHGLVERVQRDPRRMMSPLRRYARHIDSSPYSPAYLSPPPESSWRRTMPWGNFPAEKGQLFRLPSALNRTSSDSALHTSVMNPNPQDTYPGPTPPTAMPNRRGGYLDGEADSKVFVFQVPAVEENLLDDKHLLKPWDPKKLSSSARPRSCEVPGINIFPSPDQPANVPLLPPTLNTGGSLPDLTNLHFPSPLPTPLDPEETAYPSLSGGSSTSNLTHTMTHLGISGSLGLGISCDGPGLNSPLNHPSLQSSLSNPNLQASLNSPQPQLQGSHSHPSLPASSFARHTMPATSLGHPSLSAPALSSTSSSSSPALGAPLYPTPTPGASPRHRRVPLSPLSLPVGGADARRPQQQLPKQFSPTMSPTLSSITQGVPLDTSKLPVDQRLPPYPYSPPSLLLPAPQPPVTKPLQQQPPPPQSCPVQPPGGQRHYGVPYPPGSSGQQPYASPTGDFSLGNLSLLSSLFDDSCFDQFSSWHAHSLSQQLEQFSMESPSGSLTLDPPSFSEGPGFSGNDEPRGGGSGPQDSHTLNRQNLTHCARHGPVPNIILTGDSPPGFSKEIAAALAGVPGFEVATAGLGLGLGLEDDLRMEPLTLDGLNMLSDPYALLTDPAVEDSFRSDRLQ; this is translated from the exons AAGCAGCGTCAGGCCGAGGAGACGGCGGCCTTCGAGGAGGTGATGATGGACATCGGCTCCACCCGG tTACAGGCACAGAAACTTCGATTGGCACATACTAGGGGCCCCTATTATGGTGGCTCTCTGCCCAATGTTAACCAGATTGGCTGTGGCCTGGCAGAGTTCCAG AACCCCCTCCATTCATCCCTGGATTCACGGAATACACGGCACCATGGTTTGGTGGAGCGCGTGCAGCGGGATCCCCGAAGGATGATGTCTCCTCTACGCCGTTATGCCCGCCAC ATTGACAGCTCTCCTTATAGTCCAGCCTACTTATCTCCTCCTCCGGAATCCAGCTGGAGAAG AACAATGCCCTGGGGTAACTTCCCTGCTGAGAAGGGGCAGCTGTTCCGACTTCCATCTGCACTCAACAG GACAAGCTCAGACTCTGCCCTCCACACAAGTGTGATGAACCCCAATCCCCAGGACACATACCCAGGCCCCACACCACCCACTGCCATGCCCAACCGCCGGGGTG GTTACCTAGATGGAGAAGCAGATTCAAAAg TCTTTGTCTTTCAAGTTCCTGCTGTTGAGGAGAACTTGTTGGATGACAAGCACTTGTTGAAGCCCTGGGATCCTAAGAAG CTTTCCTCTTCTGCCCGACCTCGATCTTGTGAAGTCCCTGGAATTAA CATCTTCCCATCCCCTGACCAGCCTGCCAATGTGCCCCTCCTGCCACCCACCCTGAATACTGGTGGCTCCCTGCCTGACCTCACCAACCTACACTTCCCTTCACCACTGCCCACACCCCTTGATCCAGAAGAGACAGCCTATCCCAGTCTGAGTGGGGGCAGCAGCACCTCCAACTTGACCCACACCATGACCCACCTGGGCATCAGTGGGAGCCTAGGTCTTGGCATCAGCTGTGATGGGCCAG GACTTAATTCACCTCTCAACCACCCATCCCTGCAGTCTTCCCTTAGCAATCCCAACCTCCAGGCTTCCCTAAATAGCCCCCAACCCCAGCTTCAGGGCTCCCACAGTCATCCCTCGCTGCCTGCCTCCTCCTTTGCCCGTCATACTATGCCTGCTACCTCCCTGGGCCACCCATCACTCAGTGCCCCAGCCCTTTCCTCCACTTCGTCTTCCTCATCCCCTGCGCTGGGCGCCCCCCTgtaccccactcccacccctggGGCCTCCCCCCGACACCGACGTGTGCCCCTCAGTCCCTTGAGCCTGCCCGTGGGTGGAGCTGACGCCAGACGGCCCCAGCAGCAGCTGCCCAAACAGTTCTCGCCAACAATGTCACCCACCTTGTCTTCCATCACTCAG GGTGTCCCCCTGGATACCAGTAAGCTGCCAGTTGACCAGCGACTGCCCCCATACCCTTATAGCCCTCCTAGCCTACTCCTGCCTGCTCCTCAACCACCAGTCACAAAGCCGCTGCAGCAACAACCACCACCTCCCCAGTCCTGTCCAGTTCAGCCCCCTGGTGGACAAAGACATTATGGGGTACCATACCCACCTGGCTCCAGTGGGCAACAACCATATGCTTCACCCACAGGAGATTTCAGCCTGGGGAAT CTATCTCTGCTCAGCTCACTCTTTGACGACTCCTGCTTTGACCAGTTTTCTTCTTGGCACGCACATTCTCTGTCTCAGCAG CTAGAGCAATTCAGCATGGAGAGTCCATCAGGCAGCCTGACGCTGGACCCTCCCAGCTTCTCTGAGGGGCCGGGCTTCTCGGGGAATGATGAGccaaggggtgggggaagtggcCCCCAAGACTCCCATACCCTCAACCGCCAGAACCTGACACACTGTGCCCGCCATGGCCCAGTGCCCAACATTATCCTTACAG GAGATTCCCCCCCTGGCTTCTCCAAGGAGATTGCAGCAGCTCTGGCAGGAGTACCTGGCTTTGAGGTGGCAACAGCTGGATTGGGATTGGGGCTAGGGTTGGAAGATGATCTTCGAATGGAACCGCTGACCCTGGATGGGCTGAATATGTTGAGTGACCCCTATGCTCTGCTGACTGACCCAGCTGTTGAGGACTCATTCCGAAGTGACCGACTACAGTGA
- the DENND4B gene encoding DENN domain-containing protein 4B → MEADAVSEGGAMAEERPPRLVDYFVVAGLAGSGGTVPEETGGPEPGGPLRPPRPAEPITDVAIIARALGEEVPQGYTCIQASAGGHPLELSAGLLGGSQPTICYRRGRDKPPLVELGVLYEGKEHPKPGFQVLETTPYSHSANLAPPGPGHPRTYLTYRRAAEGAGLHALGITDLCLILPSKGEGTPHTYCRLPRNLNPGMWGPDVYLCYKVGLAKANTLVYEAELLGRYPEQDNEAFPLPESVPVFCLPMGATIECWPAQTKYPVPVFSTFVLTGAAGDKVYGAALQFYEAFPRARLSERQARALGLMSAVDRGRALGGRAVRSRRAVAVLSRWPAFSAFHAFLTFLYRYSVSGPHRLPLEAHISHFMHNVPFPSPQRPRILVQMSPYDNLLLCQPVSSPLPLSGASFLQLLQSLGPELAVTLLIAVLTEHKLLVHSLRPDLLTSVCEALVSMIFPLHWQCPYIPLCPLVLADVLSAPVPFIVGIHSSYFDLHDPPADVICVDLDTNTLFQTEEKKLLLPRTLPRRPYKVLLNTLTTLHQQLDQTYTRPEEEASLEFLLTDYEAVCGRRARLEREVQGAFLRFMACLLKGYRAFLRPLTQAPSESARDVENLFFLQGFLKSRERSSHKFYAQLLHTQMFSQFIEECSFGSSRHAALEFFDSCVDKVHPEQEKPEPVPLVELEEPSGSELTVFITPPEEPIVTEGSESTPLYCYDGFPELRAELFETPQEQPGPSLAPGPSRSAPSSPAPRRTKQEMKVAQRVAQKSAAVPELWARCLLGHCYGLWFLCLPAYVRSSSSRVRALHTAYQVLRQMESRKVVLPDEVCYRVLMQLCSHYGEPVLSVRVMLDMRRAGIVPNTITYGYYNKAVLESKWPSGTTGGRLRWAKLRNVVLGAAQFRQPLRERRQQEQALRGARSSQPGGSFAEPRLERPSPTRPLHRQTTWAGRSFRDPASPTGRLVKSGSLGSARGAQPTVEAGVAHMIEALGVLEPQGSPLSWHDGSLSDVSLASEDPAPGGSPGGTGMALSAHSAEALDGLGGQAPKTGKRQDAVGTPRRGIGARLQQLLTPSRRSPASRAPPPELPSDIPLPARRSPMDSLLRPRERPGSTASESSTSLGSEWDLSENSLSSLSIQRSSERLSDTPGLSQPPPVEILLSSCSLCRACDSLVYDEEIMAGWAPDDSNLNTTCPFCSRPFVPLLSVQTLDSRPRDLHGTPTSTGASNRDAPVPGGPGPVLSDRRLCLALDDSSVCNGDTESAPRRVEGGAWAYLSPLVLRKELESLVENEGSEVLALPELPASHPILFWNLLWYFQRLRLPSTLPGLILAACDGPSSTQAPSPWLPSDPALVQVRLLWDVLTPDPDSCPPLYVIWRAHSQIPHRVAWPSTAPAPLNLALLEAVLLHVGFNEVHKAVGLLLDTLGSPPEGLHLQRSIYREILFLTLAALGKDHVDIVAFDKKYKAAFNKLASSLGKEELRRRRAQMPTPKAIDCRKFFGAPLEC, encoded by the exons ATGGAAGCAG ATGCAGTAAGTGAAGGGGGGGCCATGGCAGAGGAGCGGCCCCCCCGGCTGGTGGATTACTTTGTGGTGGCTGGGCTGGCAGGGAGTGGAGGGACAGTCCCTGAGGAAACTGGGGGCCCTGAGCCAGGGGGGCCTCTGCGCCCACCCCGTCCAGCAGAGCCCATCACAGATGTGGCCATCATTGCCCGGGCTCTGGGAGAAGAGGTGCCCCAAGGCTACACTTGTATTCAAGCCTCAGCTGGTGGGCATCCGCTGGAGCTCAGTGCTGGACTTCTGGGTGGCTCCCAGCCTACCATCTGTTATCGAAGAGGACGAGACAAGCCTCCTCTTGTTGAGTTAGG GGTATTATATGAGGGGAAGGAACATCCTAAACCAGGTTTCCAGGTGCTGGAGACAACGCCCTATAGCCACTCTGCCAACCTGGCTCCTCCAGGCCCTGGGCATCCCCGCACCTACCTCACTTATCGACGGGCGGCTGAAGGGGCAGGACTGCATGCCCTGGGTATCACTGATCTCTGTCTGATCTTGCCCAGCAAAGGCGAGGGAACTCCCCACACGTACTGCCGCCTGCCTCGAAATCTCAATCCTGGCATG TGGGGCCCAGACGTCTACCTGTGCTACAAGGTGGGCCTGGCAAAGGCTAATACACTGGTCTATGAGGCAG AACTGCTAGGCCGGTACCCAGAGCAGGACAATGAGGCATTTCCGCTGCCTGAGTCTGTGCCTGTCTTCTGCCTGCCTATGGGAGCCACCATTGAATGTTGGCCTGCCCAAACCAAATACCCCGTGCCTGTCTTCTCCACTTTCGTGCTCACAGGGGCTGCTGGTGATAAG GTGTATGGGGCAGCTCTGCAATTCTATGAGGCATTCCCACGAGCTCGTCTTTCGGAGCGTCAGGCGAGGGCACTGGGGCTGATGAGTGCAGTAGACCGGGGCCGGGCACTGGGTGGCCGGGCTGTGCGCAGCCGACGGGCTGTAGCTGTGCTGTCCCGATGGCCTGCCTTCTCTGCTTTCCATGCCTTTCTCACGTTCCTTTACCGATACTCTGTCTCTGGCCCCCACCGATTGCCCTTGGAAGC GCACATCTCCCACTTCATGCACAatgttcccttcccctcccctcagaGACCCCGTATCCTGGTACAG ATGTCCCCCTATGACAACCTGCTCCTCTGTCAGCCTGTCTCATCTCCCCTGCCTCTGAG TGGTGCCAGCTTCTTGCAGCTGCTACAGAGCCTGGGGCCTGAGCTGGCAGTAACTCTGCTGATTGCCGTCCTCACCGAGCATAAACTTCTGGTTCACTCTCTTCGTCCTGACTTACTCACTAGTGTCTGTGAGGCCCTGGTCTCT ATGATCTTCCCACTGCACTGGCAGTGCCCCTACATCCCTCTCTGCCCACTGGTGCTGGCAGATGTGCTGAGTGCCCCTGTACCCTTCATCGTGGGCATCCACTCCAGCTACTTTGACCTGCATGACCCACCTGCTGATGTCATCTGCGTTGACCTTGATACCAACACGCTATTCCA GACAGAAGAGAAGAAGCTGCTCCTGCCCAGGACCCTTCCCCGCCGACCATACAAAGTGCTGCTGAACACACTGACCACCCTTCACCAGCAACTGGATCAGA CGTACACAAGACCTGAGGAGGAGGCATCTTTGGAGTTTCTGCTGACTGACTACGAAGCAGTGTGTGGGAGGCGGGCACGACTAGAGCGGGAAGTCCAAGGTGCCTTCCTTCGATTTATGGCCTGTCTGCTAAAGGGCTATCGAGCCTTCCTCCGGCCACTCACCCAGGCACCCTCGGAAAGTGCTCGTGATGTTGAAAACCTCTTTTTCTTGCAGG gcTTTCTAAAGTCCCGAGAACGTTCCAGCCACAAGTTCTATGCCCAGCTGCTGCACACACAAATGTTCTCACAGTTCATTGAGGAGTGCTCCTTTGGTTCTTCCCGCCATGCTGCCCTGGAGTTCTTTGACTCCTGTGTTGACAAG GTTCATCCCGAACAAGAGAAGCCAGAGCCTGTGCCCTTGGTAGAGTTGGAGGAGCCATCAGGGAGTGAGCTCACAGTCTTTATCACCCCTCCTGAGGAGCCCATAGTGACTGAGGGCAGCGAGTCCACTCCTCTCTACTG TTATGATGGGTTCCCTGAGCTGCGGGCCGAACTGTTTGAGACCCCCCAGGAACAGCCTGGACCCTCTCTTGCACCGGGCCCCTCTCGAAGTGCGCCCAGTAGCCCTGCTCCCCGACGAACCAAACAG GAGATGAAGGTTGCACAGCGGGTAGCCCAGAAGTCAGCAGCAGTGCCTGAGCTCTGGGCACGGTGCCTGCTGGGGCACTGTTATGGACTGTGGTTCTTGTGTTTACCTGCCTATGTTCGGTCTTCCTCTTCTCGAGTCCGGGCACTACATACCGCCTACCAGGTCCTTCGACAGATGGAAAGCCGAAAGGTGGTGCTGCCTGATGAG GTGTGTTACCGTGTGCTGATGCAGCTTTGCTCCCACTATGGAGAGCCTGTGCTGTCTGTACGGGTCATGCTGGACATGAGGAGAGCAGGCATTGTGCCCAACACTATCACCTATGGTTACTACAACAAG GCTGTACTGGAAAGCAAGTGGCCATCAGGAACCACAGGTGGCCGCCTCCGTTGGGCCAAGCTCCGGAATGTGGTCCTGGGAGCTGCTCAATTCCGTCAGCCCCTTCGGGAGCGGAGGCAGCAGGAACAGGCATTGAGGGGGGCAAGAAGTTCCCAGCCAGGTGG CTCTTTTGCAGAGCCCCGCCTGGAGCGGCCCTCCCCGACCCGTCCCCTTCATCGCCAGACCACCTGGGCAGGGCGAAGCTTTCGGGACCCAGCCTCTCCCACTGGGCGGCTGGTGAAGAGTGGTAGTCTGGGTAGTGCCCGAGGGGCACAACCCACTGTGGAGGCTGGTGTGGCACACA tGATAGAGGCCCTGGGTGTCCTAGAGCCCCAGGGGTCCCCTTTGTCCTGGCATGATGGCAGCCTCTCTGATGTAAGCCTGGCAAGTGAAGATCCAGCACCTGGAGGCAGCCCTGGGGGAACAGGAATGGCTCTGAGTGCCCATTCAGCTGAGGCCCTAGATGGGCTGGGTGGGCAGGCACCCAAGACTGGCAAGCGGCAGGATGCAGTGGGTACTCCCCGGCGGGGAATAGGTGCCCGTCTGCAGCAGCTGCTCACCCCCTCCCGCCGCAGCCCTGCCTCTCGTGCCCCTCCACCTGAGCTGCCCTCAGACATACCCCTCCCAGCCCGCCGAAGCCCTATGGATAGCCTCCTGCGACCCCGGGAACGTCCAGGATCCACTGCCTCTGAG AGCTCAACGTCTCTCGGTAGTGAGTGGGATCTCTCTGAGAATTCCCTCAGCAGCCTCAGCATTCAGCGTTCCTCGGAGCGCCTTAGTGACACCCCTGgtctctcccagcctcccccagTCGAG ATTCTTCTGTCTAGCTGTTCTCTGTGTAGAGCCTGTGACTCCCTAGTGTATGATGAGGAGATCATGGCAGGCTGGGCACCTGATGACTCCAACCTCAATACCACCTGCCCCTTCTGCTCTCGTCCTTTTGTGCCCTTGCTTAGTGTCCAGACCCTTGACTCCAGGCCCCG TGACCTTCATGGTACACCCACCTCCACAGGTGCCAGTAATAGAGATGCTCCTGTCCCTGGGGGCCCTGGCCCTGTCCTTAGCGACCGACGGCTCTGCCTTGCCCTAGACGATTCCTCTGTTTGTAATGGAGACACTGAG AGTGCTCCAAGGAGAGTGGAAGGTGGGGCATGGGCATACCTGAGTCCTCTGGTGCTACGCAAGGAGCTGGAGTCCCTGGTGGAAAATGAGGGCAGTGAGGTACTTGCCTTACCTGAACTGCCTGCTTCTCATCCCATTCTCTTCTGGAACCTGCTTTGGTACTTCCAGAGGCTTCGGCTGCCCAGCACCTTGCCTGGCCTCATTCTAGCTGCCTGTGACGGGCCTTCCTCCACCCAG gcCCCATCTCCTTGGCTGCCCTCAGATCCAGCTCTGGTGCAGGTACGGCTGCTGTGGGATGttctgacccctgaccctgacaGCTGTCCTCCTCTCTACGTCATTTGGAGGGCTCACA GCCAGATCCCTCATCGGGTGGCCTGGCCGAGCACAGCGCCTGCGCCTCTGAATCTTGCTCTGCTGGAGGCTGTGCTGCTCCACGTGGGATTCAATGAAGTCCACAAGGCTGTGGGACTTCTCCTGGATACACTAGGCTCCCCGCCAGAGGGCCTGCACCTGCAGCG AAGCATCTACCGAGAGATTCTGTTCTTGACTCTGGCTGCCCTGGGCAAGGACCATGTGGATATAg TGGCCTTTGACAAGAAGTACAAGGCAGCCTTCAATAAGCTGGCGAGCAGTTTGGGCAAAGAGGAGTTGCGACGGCGGCGGGCACAGATGCCCACCCCAAAGGCCATCGACTGTCGCAAGTTTTTTGGGGCACCTTTGGAATGCTAG